The segment CGTGGTCGAAGCGCCAAAGCCAGCCGTTCCGGCCAAGAAGTCGATCACCAACGAATTCATCATCTGTCTGGAAGACGGCAGGAAGTTCAAGTCGCTGAAGCGCCACTTGCGGACACAGTATAATATGTCGCCCGATGAATATCGGGAGAAATGGGGCTTGCCTCCGGACTATCCGATGGTCGCGCCGAATTACGCCAAGGCGCGCTCCAACCTCGCCAAGCAGATGGGCCTCGGCCAGCAGCGCCGACGCAAGCAGCGCTAAACCTTTTCTGGCTTCTTCCTAACCTACGGCTTCCGCTGCTGCGCGGCGGGCATCGCGTGTGATCCGCTCGACCATCGAGCGCGTGCCATTGGTGCGCTGGCGCGTCAGATGCGCGGAGAGGCCGAGCTGATCGAACAGAGCCGAGGCGTCCGCCTTCAGGATCTCGGACGGTGTCTTGCCCGAATAAAGCGTCACGATCAGCGCCACGAGGCCGCGGACGATATGCGCGTCGCTGTCGGCACGGAACGTCAGGATCGGCTCGCCCTGCCCTGTCCGGTTGACCGTCGACTCCAGCCAGACCTGGCTGGCACAGCCCAGAACTCTGTTGGCTTCCGTATGCGCCTCCGGAGGAAGCGGTTCGAGCGTGCGACCAAGCTCGATGACATAGCGGTAGCGATCTTCCCAATCGTCGAGATAGCCGAAGTTTTCGATGATTTCGTCGAGACTCATGATCCAATCCAGGCAGGCGGGGTTGCCAACCACAATCCGTGCCAGAGAATCAGAAATCCGCCTCGGCACGGGATTGGTTCATAAGATATGCACGCCGGGTTGTCTTCTCCAGCTTGGGCTGAAGGCCGTCGCCAAGGGCGGTGAAGTCCGGCCGGCGCGGCGGCAGTGGGACATCCACGCGCCGGGCCACCTGAACCGGAGCAGCAGACGGCGCGACCGCGGAGGCCGGTGCGTGCTCTTGCCTCGCGGCGAGCCGCGAAAGCTGCGATGCGACGGCGAGGCATGTCGCGGGCGCGGCGGCGCAACGATCAGCGACCTGCGCCGCGGCTCCGCGCAACCAGCTCTCGGCGACAGGCGCAATCGATTGCACCGACGCGCTGGCTTGCGGCGGCGCTGGCTGCCGCACTGACGTTCCGTGAGTCGAATCTTCCGCGAAGATGGTGCTGAACACCACCCACAGCCAGAAGACGCAACGGATCAGGAAGAACATGCTTGTCTCATTCGCCCCTGCCAGAACCGGCGGCCGATGCTGCAAGATAACCCGGCCGCATAAAAATCGTCCCATTATGCGCGGGAGAATTCGAGGCTCCGGGTTTACGCTTTGCTGACTATTCCGGCGGCGCGCCCGGCCCGATCAGCAACAGCTTCTAAACCATAGCCGGAGAATTCGCGCTGCCGCCCCCTTCGGCGTGTCTCTCGCGACGGCCTTCCATTGCATTTCGAGACCCGGCTTAGCGTTCACTTAAGACGCCCCTGCGACTCTGGCTCCAGCAACATGGAGGATTCGCGACCTGAGGAAGATCGCGCCTCCGCATGGAAACACGCGAGCGACCGCGCATTGATTGCGCGGAAGCTGGAGTTCAGCGATTGAATTTCGCCGGTAGTCTCGAGAAGCAGATCGCCTCTCTGGTTCATTTCTCAGTCCTGCCTCATCAGGCCGAGCGGATGCGCCATGAGACCTTCCTGCTCCGCCGCTTAGCAAGCTCGCTGGCGATCATGTGCCTGGCACCGCTTTTCCTGGCGGTCTATGGCGCGCCCGCCATCTGGCACGCGCTGGTTTTCGTCTGGTGCATCGTTCCGATCGCGACCGTGCTCTTGCTCTCGCGGAGCGGCAATCTGCTTCTTGCACAGACGATCTGCGTCATCAGCTTCATCGGTGCCGCGGCGACCATCGCCGCCGGCGGCGGCCCCTGGGAAGCCGCTCTCATCTGGCTTGTTCTCGCGCCCTTCGAAGGCGCTCTCTCGCAAAATCTCAAGCTCGTGCTCGCGGCCGGAGGGCTCGCCGTCCTGGCGGCGATCGGCCTGACCTTCGCCGACGACATCGGTTTGCTGTCGACCGGCTTTTCCATCGGCCACGCCCCGTTGCTGGTGGTGCCCGCCATTCTCTATGCGACACTCGTGGCGCACGGCCTCGTCGCCTTGCAGACGCGCTGCGAACAGGCGGCGGACTTGCGCTCCCAGCATTATCGCGCCGTCTACGACACGCTGGGCGATCTCATCATTCATCAGGACCGCAATGGCGGCGCCGAATTTGTCAGCACGAATTGCTATGAGATTTTTGGCGTGCCGAGCGTCGAGCTGATGGGCCGCGGGCTGCTCGATCACATTCACGTCGCCGACCGGCCATCCTTCCTCAAGGCCATCTCCGACGCCGCCGCGTCGTCGCGCACGATCGTCGCCTCCTTACGCTTGCGGGCCGCGAGCGTCTCCGGAAAAAGCGCCTACGAGCCAAGCTTCCGCTGGATCGAAATGCGGGCGCGGCGTTTTGCGTTCGAGACCGATGGCAGGGCGGATGCCGAGCGGGTCATCTCGATCTTCCGCGATGTGAGCCAAGCCAAGCAGCGCGAGATGGACTTTGACGCCGCGCGCGCCGCCGCCGATGAAGCCAGTATCTGGAAGGATCAATTCCTCGCCAATGTCAGTCACGAGCTGCGCACGCCGCTTAACGCGATCATCGGCTTCTCCGAGATTCTCGCGGATGCCGAGCTGACGCCGGATGATAGCGCCAAGCAGCGCGAATATGCCGCGATCATCGAGAAATCCGGCCATCATCTGCTTTCGGTCGTCAACTCGATCCTCGACATGTCGAAAATCCAGTCCGGCGCGTTCGACATCCTGCCCGAGCCTTTCGCGCTGCCGCCGCTGATCGATCTGTGCTGCGACATGGTGAAACTCAAAGCGAGCGAAGGCGGCGTCGAACTCGTCCGTGCCTATCCCGAGGAGATCGACGAGATCGTCGGCGACAAGCGGGCCTACAAGCAGGTTCTGCTCAACCTGCTGTCCAACGCGATCAAATTCACGCCGCGCGGCGGCCGGGTCACCGTCAAGCTGCATCCCGATGGCAATAATGTCGTCGTCAGTGTCGCCGACACCGGCATCGGCATCGCGCCCAACGATCTTACCAATCTCGGCAATCCGTTCTTTCAGGCCGGGGCCTCCTACGACCGTCGCTATGAAGGCACGGGTCTTGGGCTGTCGGTGGTGCGCGGCCTCGTCGGCCTGCACGGCGGGACGATTTCGATTGAAAGCGAACTCGATCAGGGTACCTGCATCAGCGTTCGCCTGCCGCTCGATTGCCGCCGCCTGCCGGCCAGCAAGAATGCGACGGCCAGAATCGAGACCTTGCCGCGCCGCTCGCGCAGCGACGAACCGCGCCAATTCAGCAACGAAATGATGGTGAAGAAAATTGCGTGAAGCTCTCGCCCGTAGCGACAACGATTTCCTCGTCGCCGAACCGCGCCGCAGGAAGGCCGCCCCGCAGCCCAGCCGTTTCGGCACGTTGACCCGCATCGCCCGGTTCGCGAAACATGTCGTCAATTATCCGAACCGGATCGCTGGCGCTCTTCTGGTCGGCATCGCCGCCGCCATAGCCGTCAACGCACTTGAGCTGCAGACGGCGCGCCACCCGGCACCATTCTTTGGCCACGCCACGACACTCCCGCAGCAACCTGCGACCGCTCCCGAGGCCCCGCAGCCCACGCCGCAGACCATGGCCCCGACAGCGCCGCCTGCCGTCGCAATTGCACCAGCGCCAGAGCCGGTCGCAGCTCCGGTCCCCGCCGATCCACTCGGGCAATTCCTCCGGAAAAATGAGCAACCGGCGCCACGCCACCACACGGCGACCACGGCCGAGCCGCCGGCCCGGCCCGACCGCATCTCGCAAATTCTGGAACAGAACGGCGGCGCACCGCCAAAGCCGAACCGCACCGTACTTGCCGTGCAGCGCGCCCTGGTCAAACTCGGCTATGTGCTCCGCGCGGACGGAATTGACGGCGAGGCCACCCACCGGGCGATCGTGCAGTATGAAAGCGACCACCATCTGCCGGCACATGGCGAGATGAGCGCAAAACTGCTCCGCCAGCTCAGCGCTGAAGCCGGACTCGCCATTCCCTGAGCGTTTTCGCACAGCCCGGGCGGTTTACGCCACGCATTCTCCGGCCTAGTTTGCGGTCGGCCATTATGGGCCAGCGAGAGGCGTATCATGAGTGTGCGTGAACCCCTTTTAAAACCCGTTCCCCTGACCGACTTGCGCCCGACACAGATCACCGTCGGCTATCGCGAGGTAAAGGAAAAGCGCAAGCGCTGGAAAGAGCTCGCCGACGAAAAGGGCTCGGAATTCCTCGGCAAGCATATGATCCCGGTCATTCTCGGACCGAAGGAACGCCATTACGTCATCGACCATCACCATCTCGGCCTCGCATTGATCGAGGAGAAGGTGAAGGACATTCTGGTCAATGTCGTCGCGGATCTGCGGACCTTGCCGCAAGAAGCCTTCTGGGTTTTTCTCGACAATCGCGGCTGGATGCATCCCTTCGATGCGGACGGGCAGCGCAAGACCTACGCCGACATTCCCAAAGCGCTGACCGATCTCGTCGATGACCCGTTCCGTTCGCTCGCTGGCGAATTGCGGCAGGCCGGCGGCTACGCCAAGGACACGACGCCCTTCGCCGAATTCCTCTGGGCAGATGCGTTGCGACGGCGGCTGAAGCGGAAGATCGTCGAGACGGACTTTTCCCACGCCATCGAAAAGGCCCTCGCCTTCGCCAAAAGCGCCGAGGCGAGCTTCCTGCCCGGCTGGTGCGGCCCGACCGACGATTAATGCAGACCCAGATTTCCGTGGATGCATAGCTGGCGTGCGGCAACGCTCTTGATTTTCGCCGCGGCGCAGCGAAAGCTCTGGCTTACCCACCCAGCTACGGCTCTGTACGAGGGCGGTTTTGCGGCGCTGTCGCAAGCACCGGGTTTGTGCCGATCCCATCGCGAAAGTCCACGGAAGCCGACATGATCTCCCGCTTTTGGTTTCGTTTCTGCGTTTTCACCCTGCTCTGCGCCCCGCTGACCGGCGTGGCGGCGGCCCATCATGGCCACTCCCACAAACAAGCCGCTGTGACTGGATTCGACGGCACTTATCGCATCGACATCAAGACCACGGATGGAACCGGGAGCTGTGCCCGTTCCTACACCGGCACGATCAAGGTCCAGAACTTTCGCGTCATCGCGATGAGCGACCCTGCAGCGACCGCGGCAGGCGGCATCCTTGACGACGGCACCGTCTCGATCGCCCTGCGCAAAAACGATCAGGTCGCCAATGTCGGCGGCAAGATGAAGGGTGGCACTGGAAAGGGCTTCTGGTCCTCGCCGACCGCGTTCTGCGGCGGCCTCTGGCAGGCTGAGCGCGAGGACTAAGTGACTGTTTGAAAAGGTAACTTAACAAGCGATTTCAATAAGGTACAACTTTTACGATTATTTAGATCATCGCCTCTTGCATATTTACCATGCGCGCTCCACATGGCTGCCGCGAGCGGAGCATTGAACCTAGCCCGGTTGGAGATCGGCATGGCACTTTATAAATCCGGAGCCTATCTGACGCAGAGTGATGACGCAGCTTTTGACAAGGAATATTCCCCCGGCACAGCTCCTCCTCATTCGGGGATTTATCGCTGTATGGGCTGCCATCGCGAGGTTGTTGCGGAGGAGCAGAGAGCACTTCCTCCACAAAACCATCATCAGCACACGCCGTCTCAAGGGACGGTTCGGTGGAAAATGATCGTCTACGCCGATCACAGCCCGAAATAGCAGATGGCAGTTTATGAGCACATTGCATTATTCCATAATCGATTTCTTTGAAGCTCGCATGGGTGAGCACAATTGTGTCTCTGAGTACACACGATTGGACGTCGCGAACGAATATATCTATCAGATCAAGCGAACGGCGGGGCGCTCAACTGTAAGGGTGTTCCTGAGCGACGCCTATGATTTCGGGCTAGCAGACTACCTCGGCAGACCTCGGAAGCTTAGGAGTGGCGATTTCATCCTCATTGCCCGGCCGGAAAGCAAGTTCGATGGCGATCTAGTTGAACGTGCGAAGAAGGACGGCATTGCAATCGGGCAGATCGGTAAGCTGATGGGAGCGTTGAACTTGAACGACATGTCTAGCTACAAGAGCCCTGAGGAGAAAGAACGAGAGAAGAAAAGGGAGAAGAGCGAAGGTCGGCTCAAGATTCGCTGAATACGACCTCATGTTCCCCCGCCCTTGCAAAAAACTGCTCACGGCGCTCGCCTTCGTTCGCACAAAAGAATGTCGCGTGTAACCTTTTTCCAAAAGTGCGCTCAAATTCTGCCGCGACCCTCTCCCTGATCTGACGGGTATGGGCGGCTATCTGCCGCTCGCTGATAGGTTTGTACTCGATCACGACATCGACGTCATTGGTCGGATAGTTGTCGTGGAGAATTGATCCGAATAAATTCGCTTCGCGAACGTGCAGGCCATTGTTGGATAACTTGCTCTTTAGCCACTGCGTTGCTCGATTCCGTAATTCCTCATTTTTCAATTCTGCGATTGGCCTGTCATGAACTCCAACTCCAGAGCGATGCCACCATCGCCATAGATGAGCCAGCGCCAGCGCCAATATCCCGCAGCACAGCGCAATAGGGAGCCAAAGCACAACGGGTGTGAGAGAAACTATGCCAATTATCGAAGCGGCGAAAATTGCTAGACCGGTCAAAACGCCGGTCCAAAGCGACGGAAACGCTTTGACAATAAAATCCCAGAGCCAAGGGAAAAGCCACGCAAACAATGAAACGTCGCCGGTCCGTTGCCAAAGAAATTTGAGAGAGTTCCATATTTGCCGCATTTGAAACGACCATCTCTTCGTTGCATCGCGCTTACTCAGCACCGCTTACTCCTAATTTC is part of the Methylovirgula ligni genome and harbors:
- a CDS encoding ParB-like protein; translation: MSVREPLLKPVPLTDLRPTQITVGYREVKEKRKRWKELADEKGSEFLGKHMIPVILGPKERHYVIDHHHLGLALIEEKVKDILVNVVADLRTLPQEAFWVFLDNRGWMHPFDADGQRKTYADIPKALTDLVDDPFRSLAGELRQAGGYAKDTTPFAEFLWADALRRRLKRKIVETDFSHAIEKALAFAKSAEASFLPGWCGPTDD
- a CDS encoding SufE family protein — encoded protein: MSLDEIIENFGYLDDWEDRYRYVIELGRTLEPLPPEAHTEANRVLGCASQVWLESTVNRTGQGEPILTFRADSDAHIVRGLVALIVTLYSGKTPSEILKADASALFDQLGLSAHLTRQRTNGTRSMVERITRDARRAAAEAVG
- a CDS encoding peptidoglycan-binding domain-containing protein, whose amino-acid sequence is MREALARSDNDFLVAEPRRRKAAPQPSRFGTLTRIARFAKHVVNYPNRIAGALLVGIAAAIAVNALELQTARHPAPFFGHATTLPQQPATAPEAPQPTPQTMAPTAPPAVAIAPAPEPVAAPVPADPLGQFLRKNEQPAPRHHTATTAEPPARPDRISQILEQNGGAPPKPNRTVLAVQRALVKLGYVLRADGIDGEATHRAIVQYESDHHLPAHGEMSAKLLRQLSAEAGLAIP
- a CDS encoding PAS domain-containing sensor histidine kinase, with protein sequence MNFAGSLEKQIASLVHFSVLPHQAERMRHETFLLRRLASSLAIMCLAPLFLAVYGAPAIWHALVFVWCIVPIATVLLLSRSGNLLLAQTICVISFIGAAATIAAGGGPWEAALIWLVLAPFEGALSQNLKLVLAAGGLAVLAAIGLTFADDIGLLSTGFSIGHAPLLVVPAILYATLVAHGLVALQTRCEQAADLRSQHYRAVYDTLGDLIIHQDRNGGAEFVSTNCYEIFGVPSVELMGRGLLDHIHVADRPSFLKAISDAAASSRTIVASLRLRAASVSGKSAYEPSFRWIEMRARRFAFETDGRADAERVISIFRDVSQAKQREMDFDAARAAADEASIWKDQFLANVSHELRTPLNAIIGFSEILADAELTPDDSAKQREYAAIIEKSGHHLLSVVNSILDMSKIQSGAFDILPEPFALPPLIDLCCDMVKLKASEGGVELVRAYPEEIDEIVGDKRAYKQVLLNLLSNAIKFTPRGGRVTVKLHPDGNNVVVSVADTGIGIAPNDLTNLGNPFFQAGASYDRRYEGTGLGLSVVRGLVGLHGGTISIESELDQGTCISVRLPLDCRRLPASKNATARIETLPRRSRSDEPRQFSNEMMVKKIA
- a CDS encoding MucR family transcriptional regulator, with protein sequence MTETPGTGNYIELAAEIVSAYVSNNSVPASDLPSLIHEVHSALVRVTAGHPIAVVEAPKPAVPAKKSITNEFIICLEDGRKFKSLKRHLRTQYNMSPDEYREKWGLPPDYPMVAPNYAKARSNLAKQMGLGQQRRRKQR